The following nucleotide sequence is from Sphingomonas swuensis.
CCGTCGCCGACTGCGGGCAGGTGTTCGCCTCTACCGTCCGCAAGCGTGACGTCGTGACGCCAGTCGTCGGCCCGGTCGAAATGGCCAGCTCGATCCATGCCTCGCAGGGCCGAAGCGCGATCCTGTTCGGTCCCGAACGCTCGGGCCTCGCGACCGAGGACGTGGTCCTCGCCAGTCACATCGTCACCGTCCCGATCAATCCCGAGTTCGGCAGCCTCAACCTCGCCCAGGCGGTGATCCTGCTCGCCTACGAATGGTCGCGCGGCGTGACGCTCAAGCAGCCGACCCTGTTCGAGATCGAGCCGCCTGCCCCGCATGCCGAGCTCGAAGGACTGATCGGGCAGCTCGACGAGGCCCTCGATCACGCCGGCTACTTCCATCCGCCCGAACGGAAGACGGCAACACGGCACACCATTCGCACCATCCTGACCAAGCCGGCCTGGTCGAGCCGCGAGGTCAAGGCCGTTCGCGGGATCGTCCGTGCCCTCGTTCGGGCACCGCGGATCCGCTGAGCGAAGGCTAGAGCAGCGGCGCGGGATCGCCGAGCAGAGGGCGCTCCAAAGCGGCCGGAAGGCCGTGGCGCGAGGCCGCTTCGCCGACCCACCGCCGGGCGGAATCGATCAGGACCGCATTGTCCTGCTTCCACGCTTCGCGCCGCTCGACCCGCTGCTCGGGCGCGTACGCTTGGCTCGGATCCTTTGCGTAGCTCGAGAAGAGCGGGCCCGACACCCGCTCGGCGATCTCCTCCTCGCTGAGAGCGACCTCGAACAACCGGGCGGAGGCAGCGACGGTCGCCTGCGGTTCGTCGAACAGCTGATTGGCGTCGAGCGAGCGGGCGGCACCGTTCTGCGAGAGGATGCGCTCATAGCGCTTGATCAGCGAAAACCAGAGAGCACCGACCAGCGCCCCGGGATCGAGTCCGTCGATCGGGCCGACCAGCGGATCCTCGGCCAGCCGCAACTCCCGTGTCACCGACTGCACCCAGCCAAGGTGGTTGGGAGTCCGGAGAACCGCGGCGCAATAATCCACCAGAGGGAAGTAGAGCAGGATGGCGGCACGGTCCGGATCGGCTTCGAGGATCGCGTCACCGATCATGCTGATCGGGACATTGCCCTTGACGATCACGGGCTGCGCCGGATCGAACCTCTTGCCCAGCATGTGCAGCGACAGGCCAAGCATCGCGCGCCACTCGCCCGACGCATAGGCGCTGGTGAAGCCGGCCCCGCCATGCACCGCCACCTGCCTTAGGTGAAAGGGCTCGCGCAGGACGAGGCTCCGGTCGGTGACGTCGAGCGCGCGGGCGAGCAGTGTCGAGCCACATTGGCCGACATGGTGGATGAGGTTCAGCCGCGGGGCCGAGAAGCCCTGCGCGGCAAGGTGCCCGAGCAGCGGCTGGAGCGGCACGCGATAGGCCTGGCCGGGCGCAATTTGGATTCGCCGGTCGAGGAAGATCGACCGCTCGTAGCTGTCGCGATCCATTGGCAGGAAGCGGACGTGGTCGCCCTCATAACCGTGGAAGTAGAGAGCGGGATCGCCGAACAGCCGGGCGAGATCGATGGACATGAGCGCCGCCTAGCACGCACTTCGAGCATCGGCTATCGCTCGGCTGGTGAGCGCCTTCACCCTCTCCGAGCCCTCCCCCGACCTGCCGCTTGCGACGATCGTCGGAGGAGCGGACGTCCCGCTCGATACGCTCGACCCGTCGCAAGTGGGAGAGCATTTGCGGCGCTACGGCGCCCTGCTGGTGCGCGGCTTCGCGACCGAGGTCGCGTCGTTCGAGCGCTTCGCCCGTACCCTTTGCCCAATCAGCGTCTTCAACGAGAGCCCGGATCGCGAGACTCTGTCGGCGGAAACGACTGTGCAGACGGTCAATCTCGGTACCGATCCTTTCCCTCTCCACCCTGAATTGTCGCGCGAGCCGTGGCGGCCCGACGCCTGCCTGTTCGCCTGCTTCGCCGCGCCGTCGAGCGATGGCGAGACCACCGTCTGTGACGGGGTCGGGATCGTAGAGCGGCTGCCTGCCGCGCTGGTCGAGCAGATGAAGGGCCGGCGGCTCCTCTACATCCAGGCCGCGCCGCCTGAACTTCTCCAGCATTGGCTCGGCACCCTGACGCCCGACGATACGCTGCTCGCCAGTCCGCCGGCCTCCTGCCCCTACTGGTTCCGGCGCGTGCGCGGCGGGATCATCCGAGGCTTCTCACGACCGCTGCTGCACAGGCCACTGTTCGACGACCGGATTTGCTTCGGCAACTTCGTGCTGTTCGCGCGCGACTATCTGCACCGCCCGAACTTTCCTTGCCTCGACGACGGTCAGCCGGTTCCGGAGACCTGGCTGGGCGCCATCCGCGAAGCCGCCGCGACGCTCACCTACGCGCATCGCTGGCAGCCGGGTGACGTCCTCGTTCTCGACAACAGCCGCTTCATGCACGGACGGCGCGCGATCAGCGATCCACGAGGCCGTCGCATCGCCAGCTATTTCGGCTATCTGCCCTTCGCTCCTGCACAGCCCGAGGAAGGCAAGGACCCCTTCTGGCGAAGCCGCAGCTTCACCCCGCCGACCCGCGAGCGGATGCGCGCCTAGCGGGTCGCGTCCCAGCGGGCGAGTTCGTGGGCGATCGAGGTCTCGATCAGATCTTCCCACAATCGCGCCGTCAGTTCGGTCGAGACTCCAAGCCGCTGGGCTTCGCGCTCGACGTTGGCGAGCACCTCGGCCTTGCGGTCTTCGTCGCGCACGGCATCGCGAGTGGGCTTGATCCGGGCCGCCGCGTCCATGAAGCCGAAGCGGCGGCGAAGCAGCGCGACCATCGCCCGGTCGATCGCGTCGACGCCTGCGCGGACCTCCGCCATGGTGGTGCAGTCCTCGGGATCTCTTAGCGGGTCCATGGTCCTGCCCATAGCCGCGACCTTGACCAGAGCAACCCCTCCCTCTAAGGGGCGCGCTCGCAATTGGCCCCGCACTCCGGTGAAGCGGCGGCCCTGCCCTGACATCGTCAGACGTAGCGCGGTTCCGGAACACGATAGTAACGCAATTGAGGAACTGATTATGTCGAAGCGCACCAGCGCCAAGTACAAGCTCGACCGCCGCATGGGCGAGAACGTCTTCGGACGTCCCAAGAGCCCGGTCAACAAGCGCGAATACGGCCCCGGCCAGCACGGCCAGCGCCGCAAGGGCAAGATGTCGGACTTCGGCATCCAGCTGCGCGCCAAGCAGAAGCTCAAGGGCTATTACGGCGACGTCACCGAGAAGCAGTTCAAGCGGACCTTCTTCGAAGCCAGCAAGATGAAGGGCGACGCCAGCCAGAACCTGATCGGGCTGCTCGAGCGCCGTCTCGACATGGTCGTCTATCGCGCCAAGTTCGCGCCGACCATCTGGGCGGCCCGCCAGCTCGTCAGCCACGGCCACGTCCGGGTCAACGGCGGCAAGTGCAACATCGCCTCGCGCCGCATCAACGTCGGCGACGTGATCGAGCTCGGCCCCAAGGCGCAGGAAATGGCGCTGGTCATGGAAGCGCAGAGCCTCGCCGAGCGTGACATCCCCGACTACGTCTCGCCCGACGGCACTGCCAAGGTGACCTACAGCCGCGTCCCGACCCTCGACGAGGTGCCCTATCCGGTCCGGATGGAGCCGAACCTCGTGGTCGAATTCTACTCGCGCTGATACGTCAGCTTCAGACAGATAGGCTGCCGGTTCTCCGGCGGACAATTAAGGGGTGGCGCTTCGGCCCACCCCTTTTCTGTGCGTGCGATCCACAGGAACCAGCCTTCCCCTGGCAGGCGGATCGACTTGTAATAACGTGAGATGACCTGTCTGCTCAGCGGTGCTTCAACACCGTAGGGGAAGGCCGGAGGGCGCGGCTTGCCCTCTCCGCCGGTGACGACGAAGGGCGGGAGGGCGAGTGTACGCGCTTCTGCCTCTTCCCAGATCGCGGCACCCGTGATGCGCCTCGTGGCCTGCCCCAAATTGCCGGTTGTGCGGAAGAGGAAGGGACCTGCGGCGAAGCGCGGATCGAGGCGGACGTCATTTCCTGCCACTTGTTCAGGCGACAGGGTCGCGACCATCCTGCCTTTGGTCATCGCCGCCACAATCCGTGCGCGCTGTACGGTCTCCATCAGCTCGAGCGGGTGCTGCGCGGCCAATACGACATTGCCCACGCTCCCGCTCGCTCCCACCCCGGCGGTGATCGCGCCGGCGCCGATTGCCACCTGCCGCCAGCGATGCGTCAGCGCGGGCAGCGAGAGCGCCGCGCGGGCGAACAGCGGCGGGAGCAAGGGGATCAGATATTGGCGGAAGAAGGGGTCGGGCAGGTAAGCCGCGAGGAGGCCGCCCAGGATCGCCGCATCGAGCAAGCGGCGCTCGGGCCCGCCCTGGCGAAGGGTGAGTAGCCAGACCAAAAGCGCGGCGAGCGTCGCGCCCTCGACCGTTTCGATCCCGAGTTCGCGCAGCTTGACCAGCGGGGTCAGGACCTGCGGCATTCCGACCAGTGTCCAGAACTGTTGCGGGGCCTCGAGGCTGTAGGTGAAGACGCCGAAGACGAATGGCTCGGGTGCCAGCGCGTAGAGGATGAGGCAGGGCAGCAGGCCGGCGATCCCGCCAAGCGCCGCAGCGGCGATAACCTGCCAGCCGATCTCCCGCGACCGCCAGAGGAGCCACAGGCCGATCGCGGCGGCGGGCAGCGCAAGGCTGATCTTGGCCGAGATGGCGAGCCCGAGGCACAGCCCGCCGAGCGCCGCCCGTCGCCAGTCCAGCCCTTGGCGGGGCATGAAGACGAGCAGCGCCAGGCTCAGCAGCGCGACGGGGAGCATGTCGTTGCGCGCGACCTCGGTCCCGAACAGAAAGGCGTTGGTCGTCGCCATGCCGCCCACCGCCACCGCCGCGGCCCAGAAGGGCGTGCGGCCCTTGAGCAGCCGCAGCAGGGCCCAGCTGGCGACCAGCGCGAAGGCCACGTTGGCGAGCCTCGCTCCCACCAGAAGCCAGCCTGCGGGCAGCAGGGAGAGCGGGCTCAGCAGCAGTGGCTGGAGCGGCGTCTGGAGATAGGCCCAGTCACGATAGGGCAGCCCTTCGCGCATCAGGGCGATGGCGGCGACATATTGGCTCTCGTCATGGTTGACCGGCGCCGAAAGCGCTACTGCGAGGAACAGCAGGCCGAGCGCGAGCAGCAGCCAGCGGGTCTTGATCGTCTCCCCCATGGGCCATCCATTCCGCCTCGCGGGCGGCGGCGCAAGGGGCACTCGCTTGGACTTGGCGGCACTCGTCGCTATCTGGCCCGCCATGCCCCACCCTCCCCTGCCCGAATGGGCGCCCCATGCCGCCATGTGGCTCGGCTTCCCCAGCGATCCCGAGCTCTGGCTCGAGGACCTCGGACCTGCGCAGGCCGAGGTCACCGCCTTGGCGCGAGCACTGCATGCCGATGGCAAGGGCGAGGAGATCGTCCTGGTCGCCGCCGACGAGGCCGCGGCTGCCGAGGCACGGCGGCTGGCGCCCTTCGCGACCGTGCTGACCGAGGCATTCGGCGACATCTGGCTGCGGGACACCGGACCGATCGTGCTCGGGTCGGGTGCGAGCCGTTCGGCGCAGGGGTTCGGCTTCAACGGCTGGGGCGGGAAGTATGACCTGCCGGGCGACGACAGCATCGGCGAGCGGCTTGCCGCCTCGGCCCGCCTGCCCTTCGCCAAGGCCGACTGGATCCTCGAAGGCGGCGCGGTCGACGGGGACGGGTCGGGCACCTTCCTGACCACCGAGCAGTGCCTGCTCAATCCCAACCGCAACCCCGGCCTCGACCGCGATGCGATCGAGCAGCGGCTGGCCCGCGACCTCGGCGCGAGCCGGGTGGTCTGGCTCGGCGAGGGGCTGGCGAACGACCATACCGACGGTCATGTCGACAATCTCGCCCGCTTCGTCGGCAAGGGCCGGGTCGCGCTTCCCGAGCCGGCCGAGGACGACCCCAATGCCGCCGTCTTCGCCGATGCCGCCGAGCGGATCGCCGCGGCGGGGCTCGAGCTCGTCCGCCTGCCCTCCCCCGGCCGGGTCGAGGTCGATGGCGAGGTCATCCCGGCGAGCTACATGAACTTCCTCGTCGGCAATGCCGCGGTGGTGGTGCCGCTCTACGGCGCCGCCAACGACGACGCTGCGGTCGAGGCCGTCCAGGCGCTGTTCCCCGATCGCGCCGTCAGCGGCCTTCGCGCCGACCATGTGCTGACCGGCGGCGGCAGCTTCCATTGCATCAGCCAGCAGATTCCGGCCTGAGGACAAAGATGAGCAAGATCAAAGTCGCCGCAATGCAGCTGGAGCCCGGCGGCTCCACCGAGGACAACATCGCCGCCGTCACCGGGCTGGTGCGCGAAGCCGCGGGCGATGGTGCCCAAGTGGTTCTCCCGCCCGAACTGTTCGAGGGGCCGTATTTCTGCCGGGTCGAGGACGAGGGGCTGTTCGCCACCGCCAAGCCGACGGCGAGCCACCCCAGCGTCCTGGCGATGCAGCGCCTTGCCGAGGAGTTGAAGATCTGGATCCCGACCAGCTTCTTCGAGCGCGACGGGCCGCACCACTACAACAGCCTGGCGATGATCGGGCCCGACGGGAAGGTCGCGGGCATCTACCGCAAGAGCCACATTCCCGACGGGCCGGGCTACGAGGAAAAGTTCTACTTCCGCCCGGGCAACACCGGCTTCAAGGTGTGGGACGGGCCGCAGGCGGAGAAGCTCGGCGTCGGCATCTGCTGGGACCAATGGTACCCCGAGACCGCGCGCGCGATGATGCTGATGGGCGCCGAGATCCTCTTCTACCCGACCGCGATCGGGACCGAGCCGCACGACCCCGACCTCGACACCAGCCGGCTGTGGCGACGGGCGATGATCGGACATGCCGTGAGCAACGTCGTCCCGGTGGTCGCGTCGAACCGGATCGGTACCGAGTGCGGCCAGCGCTTCTACGGCCACAGCTTCATCTGCGACGAGCGCGGCGACCTGCTGGCCGAGTTCGGTGCGACCGAGACGGGAGTGCTGACGGCCGAGCTCGACCTCGACGCCGCGCGCCGCCATCGCGCCGCCTTCGGCTTCTTTCGCGATCGCCGGCCCGAGCTGTATGGTCGATTGGTCCAGGATATCTGAGCGAAGTTCTCGAAGTTCACAGGGTGAGCGGGTTTCGGGCGGTCGAAGTTCTCGAAGTTCACAGGGTGCGGGGGTTTCGCGTCGCCCCGGCTCCCCCCCTGTAGGATGCGCCCAAGCCACAGCCGAGGCGCGGATGCGACAGCATTGCCTGAGCGGTTGAGAAAGAGTGTTCGCGAACCATCCTGGTGAGTAGAACCGACGCAATCCTACTCCACAAGGCATTTCCGGAGGCGTTCCCCAGGGGAGGCGCAAGGCCGTCGCCAAGGCCTAGGCCACGAGGCCGAGGTGACTAGACCCGTTCGATCTTCCACCTCTCCGTGAGCGGGGCCGAGTCGTCGAGAAGGCACCAGCACCGAATTCGGTTCAGCAAGGACCCGGCCCGCAACTGCGGCTCGCCGCCGCGCGGGGCTTTCTCGTCGTGTGAGCGTCACGGAGGGAGACAGACAAATGACATCCGTTCGCAAGCATCTGTTGATCGCAACCGTGGTGATGGCTTCCCCGGCGCTGGCCGGCGAGGTCACCGGAACGGGCGAGTCGACCCCGATCCGGTCGGGCACGGCGAGCAGCATCTGCGCATATTCGGGTCTCAATGATGATGGCGCGGGGGCCAGCACGCAGGTGCAGGCCTATGGCGCGATCCGCGCGTCCTTCGGGGGACCAGCGCCCTTCAACGGACTTCCGGGGACGTCCTGCCGGGGGAATTGAACTGGTCCTCGCATGCCCCCTCTCACCCGGGGGGCTGCGACCGGCCTTCCCCCCTTTAGTGGCCGGTCGCGGGCGGCTGGGCAGTCCACAGCCCAGCCGCTTGCCGCGGCAACGGGGTGCCGCAAGCGTCCCGGGAGCCCGCTAGAGGTCCTTCCGCCAGTAGATGCTATGATGCCAGACGCCGCCGATCAGCCAGGTATTCTCGGCCCGGCCCGTCTCGACGAAGCCGTGGCGCTCGAGGAGCCGGATGCTGGGCAGGTTGCCCGGATCGGTGTCGGCGGTGATCTCGGTCGATCCCATGCGGCGTCGATGGGCGAGGAAGGCAGCCATCGCTTCGCCGGCATAGCCGTGTCCCCAATGCTCGCGACCGAGCATGTAGCCGACGTCGTGCAGTCGCCAGCAGCCGAGCTTGCCGATCGCCCGCCCGTCGAGGTCGAGGATGAAGTCGTCGCTCGTGTCGGCGGGCGCGTCGATCATCGAGGCGAGCCATTCCTCGGTCTGCGCCAGATTCTCGTGCGGCAGGGTCGACCAGTAGCGCATCCCCTCGGGGTCGGTGAAGATGGGGTGCAGCGCGACGGCATCCTCGGCGCGGGCGCGGCGGAGGAGCAGACGTTCGGTCCGGATCGATTCAACCATCGCGATGGGTCATGGCTTGCGCGAACACGTCCTCGAACATCGGCGCGGTGAGGCGGCCGGTGTTCTGGTTGTAGCGGCTCGAATGATAGGTGCCGAGCAGGATCCGGCCGTCGGGCGCGACGGCCTCGCTGCCATGGCCAAATTTGGCCTGGGAAGGGCGCAGGCCGAGCGCCCGCGCGGCGGCGGCATGGGCGATGGCGCCTAATGCGACCAGCACGCGGACCTTGGGCAGTTGGGCGAGCGCAGCCTCGAAATAGCTTCGGCAGGTGGCGATCTCGGCGGGCTCGGGCTTGTTCTGCGGTGGCAGGCACTTGACCGCGTTGAGGATCAGCGCGCCATCCAGCCTGATGTCGTCGGACGGATCGGCGCGGTAGGTGCCGGTCGCGAGGCCGAACTTCAGAAGCGTTGCGTAGAGCAATTCCCCCGCGAAATCGCCGGTGAAGGGTCGACCGGTGCGGTTTGCGCCCTGCTTGCCGGGCGCCATGCCGACCACCGCCAGCCAGGCGTCGGGATCGCCGAAGGCGGGGACGGGCGAATTCCACCAGGCCGGGTGCTCGGCCCGGCATTCCTCGCGGAAGCGGACCAGGCGCGGGCACAGGGGGCAGTCGCGCGGCGCTTCGGCCTGGGGCACGGGGGAGACGACCGGGGCGGCGGGGAAGAGCATGGCGCTTCCATATCGTTCGTGCCGAGCGAAGTCGAAGCACCTTCTTGGCCTTGCCAGCGCGCCTCGACTTCGCTCAGGGCGGTCGGCCTATGGCCCAGCCCGCGCACCTCTATGCCATCGCCGTCGGCTCCAATCGCCCGCACGGGCGACACGGGCGCCCGACCGGGGTGGTCGCCGCAGCGGTGGCAGAGCTCGACCGCGGCTTCACCCTGTTCGACTCCTCGCCGATCCTGCTCAATCCCGCGAGCGGCGGTGCCGGCCGCGACTTCGCCAATGCCGTGGTGCTGGTGGAAAGTGCCCTCGAGCCCCATGCCATGCTCGACGCGCTCAAGGCCATCGAGCGTGACTATGGCCGCCGCCCGGGCAAGCGCTGGGGCCCGCGGGTGCTCGACCTCGACATCCTCTTCTGGAGCGGCGGCCCGGTGCGCTCGCGGCGGCTGATCGTGCCCCACCCGGCGCTCGCCGAGCGGACCTTCATGCTGCTTCCGCTCGCCGCGATCGCGCCGGACCTGCGTATTCGTGGGGCACTCACCGCGCGGCAGATGATGGCCTGCCTTGGCAAGCGGCGCGCAAGGCCCTAGGTGCGCCCTCGCGTGGGCCGTTAGCTCAGTCGGTAGAGCAGCTGACTTTTAATCAGCGGGTCGCTGGTTCGAGCCCAGCACGGCTCACGCCTTTCCCCAAACTCTCCATACGATGATGGCCACCGGCATTCGCGCGGCGAATTGGTGCGTATTACCATACTATGGCACTGCGACACTGACAGGCGAGCGGAGCCCTCCCTGCGGATCTTGGCCAAGTTGCTGCGAGCGCACCGAAAGTCTCCTTCTGGCACGCCTTCTGCAGGGTGGCGGTCGACGAGCCGCGAGGCTCGCCGACAACCATCAAGGGAGACCACCATGTTCGCACTGCTGATGACCGCCGCCGCCGCAAGCAGCCTCACTCCGACCGTCGAAGTGATGCCGCGGCAGTTCAACCGCGACGGGGTCCGCGCGGTCTATACCCGCGAGATCGACAGCGACGGGACCGTACACCTGCGCGGCTTCTACCGCGACACCGCCCGCACCCGTTTCCACTACCGGATCAGCGGATCGCACGTCGAAGCCTCGGTCGACGGCGTTGCCGACCGCTTCAAGGTGCCGACCGCGCGGCCGTGAGTAATCGCACCATCGTGGGACTCTTTGTCCCGCAATTGGCTCCGTACCGGGTGCTTTCGCCTAACTTTTGAGCAAGCATTCGGGCCTTAGAAAGGACGGACAGGGATTGGCGGCCGGCCCGCCGAAGTTGTGCCCGGGGAGCTATAAAGTGGATGAGATGCCGGTCGAAACCACCCTCTACTCCCTCAGTGGAGCCGCGCCCTCGCCCGAGGAGCGGCGGACGGGCGACCGCCATCTCACCCTGTTCCGCGTCGGTACCATGCTGGTCGAGGACCGGCGCGAGCTGTGCCTGATCAAGAACATCTCGGCCGGCGGCGCGATGCTTCGGCTGTACACGGGCGGTCTCAGGATCGGTCAGCGACTCAAGGTCGAGCTGAAGTACGGGCAGCCTCTCGAGGGCAAGGTCGCCTGGGTGCGCGAGCCCAACGTCGGGCTCGAGTTCGACCGGACGATCGACGTCATCGCCATGCTCTCGCAGAGCGAGGACGGGCCGCGGCCGCGAATGCCGCGGATCGAGACCAGCAGCTTCGTCACCATCCGCGAAGGGGCGAGCATCTTTCGCGGGCGGGCCTGCGACATCAGCCAGGGCGGCGTGAAGGTCGAAACCCCGGTGCTGTTCGCACGCAATGCCGAGGTGGTGGTCGCGCTTCCGGGGCTCCCGGCGCAGCCCGCGGTGGTGCGCTGGACCGACGACGGCTTTGCGGGGATCACCTTCAACCGGCTGCTTCCGCTGCCGATGCTGATCGAGTGGTTGCGCAACCAGCGCGAGAGCCGCGCGGCCTGACCCGCACGCGGGCGGATCGTCCCCGCCCCTTCTTACGATAGTCGATTACTTGCCGCTGAGGTCGCTGTTCGCGGTGACCGTCCAGGTGCGGGCGAAGCGCTGTTCGCTGTCGGTCAGCGGGCGCGGGGCAAGCCCCGGGCGGCGGAAGTCGGGCGCGACCCGCGGGCGCGGCGTCGGCACGTGGCGGAGCAGCGCCTCGGGGCTGAGCGGCTGGTGGAAGCTGACCCCGGCGCGACTGCCGCGAACCCAGACCAGCGTACCGCCCACCACCAGTTCCTGGCGGCGGAAGCGGATCTCGGCGCCTTCGACCGGGAGCACGTCGCCCTCGACGAGCGCGCCCTCGGCGGAGAGGTTGCGCAGCTTGACGTCGAGCGAGCGTCCGCCCGCCTCGAGCGTGGCGCTGAGCAGCACGTTCGAGCGACGCTGACGCCGATTCTGCACCTGACCGCTTTCATCCATGCGGGATGGCCTAGACCGACCAGGTAAAACTTCGTTTAACGCCGCATGGCCGATCATCCCCAATATAAGAATATCGCCTTGCTGCTGCTGGCGGCGCTGCTGCTGATCCTGCTCGGCTGGGGCGGCGGGGCCGGGCAGCCGCTCGATGTCGCGGTGATCCGCCATTTCGTCGACTGGCGCACCGCGCACCCGCAGGCGGAGGGCGTGATCATCCTCCTGACCTATGTCGGCAGTGCCGAGACTCTGCTGGCGGCGACCGCGCTCGGGGCGGCGTGGCTGTGGTGGCGGAGCAAGCGGCGGCGGATGACGGGGCTGCTGGTGACCGTGCTCGGCGGACGACTTGCGATCGAGCTTCTCAAGCTGATCGTCCACCGCCCTCGCCCCAACCTCGACGCGCATCCGGTGCCGGTCTTCTCGCAGAGCTTTCCGAGCGGCCATGCCGGCAACACCATGCTGACCTTCCTCGCGCTCGCGCTCTACCTCGCGCCGCCGCGCTGGCGGGCACCGGCGGTCGGCGCGGCGGTGGCGGGCTCGCTGGCGATCGGCGCCACCCGGCCGGTGC
It contains:
- a CDS encoding RNA methyltransferase; translated protein: MSAPPPVIVLVNPQLGQNIGKAARAMLNFGLTELRLVAPRDGWPNPDAGPAASGADVVLEQARVFDTVAEAVADCGQVFASTVRKRDVVTPVVGPVEMASSIHASQGRSAILFGPERSGLATEDVVLASHIVTVPINPEFGSLNLAQAVILLAYEWSRGVTLKQPTLFEIEPPAPHAELEGLIGQLDEALDHAGYFHPPERKTATRHTIRTILTKPAWSSREVKAVRGIVRALVRAPRIR
- a CDS encoding TauD/TfdA family dioxygenase, with the translated sequence MSAFTLSEPSPDLPLATIVGGADVPLDTLDPSQVGEHLRRYGALLVRGFATEVASFERFARTLCPISVFNESPDRETLSAETTVQTVNLGTDPFPLHPELSREPWRPDACLFACFAAPSSDGETTVCDGVGIVERLPAALVEQMKGRRLLYIQAAPPELLQHWLGTLTPDDTLLASPPASCPYWFRRVRGGIIRGFSRPLLHRPLFDDRICFGNFVLFARDYLHRPNFPCLDDGQPVPETWLGAIREAAATLTYAHRWQPGDVLVLDNSRFMHGRRAISDPRGRRIASYFGYLPFAPAQPEEGKDPFWRSRSFTPPTRERMRA
- a CDS encoding chorismate mutase produces the protein MDPLRDPEDCTTMAEVRAGVDAIDRAMVALLRRRFGFMDAAARIKPTRDAVRDEDRKAEVLANVEREAQRLGVSTELTARLWEDLIETSIAHELARWDATR
- the rpsD gene encoding 30S ribosomal protein S4, translating into MSKRTSAKYKLDRRMGENVFGRPKSPVNKREYGPGQHGQRRKGKMSDFGIQLRAKQKLKGYYGDVTEKQFKRTFFEASKMKGDASQNLIGLLERRLDMVVYRAKFAPTIWAARQLVSHGHVRVNGGKCNIASRRINVGDVIELGPKAQEMALVMEAQSLAERDIPDYVSPDGTAKVTYSRVPTLDEVPYPVRMEPNLVVEFYSR
- a CDS encoding glycosyltransferase 87 family protein; this encodes MGETIKTRWLLLALGLLFLAVALSAPVNHDESQYVAAIALMREGLPYRDWAYLQTPLQPLLLSPLSLLPAGWLLVGARLANVAFALVASWALLRLLKGRTPFWAAAVAVGGMATTNAFLFGTEVARNDMLPVALLSLALLVFMPRQGLDWRRAALGGLCLGLAISAKISLALPAAAIGLWLLWRSREIGWQVIAAAALGGIAGLLPCLILYALAPEPFVFGVFTYSLEAPQQFWTLVGMPQVLTPLVKLRELGIETVEGATLAALLVWLLTLRQGGPERRLLDAAILGGLLAAYLPDPFFRQYLIPLLPPLFARAALSLPALTHRWRQVAIGAGAITAGVGASGSVGNVVLAAQHPLELMETVQRARIVAAMTKGRMVATLSPEQVAGNDVRLDPRFAAGPFLFRTTGNLGQATRRITGAAIWEEAEARTLALPPFVVTGGEGKPRPPAFPYGVEAPLSRQVISRYYKSIRLPGEGWFLWIARTEKGWAEAPPLNCPPENRQPICLKLTYQRE
- a CDS encoding agmatine deiminase family protein; the protein is MPHPPLPEWAPHAAMWLGFPSDPELWLEDLGPAQAEVTALARALHADGKGEEIVLVAADEAAAAEARRLAPFATVLTEAFGDIWLRDTGPIVLGSGASRSAQGFGFNGWGGKYDLPGDDSIGERLAASARLPFAKADWILEGGAVDGDGSGTFLTTEQCLLNPNRNPGLDRDAIEQRLARDLGASRVVWLGEGLANDHTDGHVDNLARFVGKGRVALPEPAEDDPNAAVFADAAERIAAAGLELVRLPSPGRVEVDGEVIPASYMNFLVGNAAVVVPLYGAANDDAAVEAVQALFPDRAVSGLRADHVLTGGGSFHCISQQIPA
- the aguB gene encoding N-carbamoylputrescine amidase — protein: MSKIKVAAMQLEPGGSTEDNIAAVTGLVREAAGDGAQVVLPPELFEGPYFCRVEDEGLFATAKPTASHPSVLAMQRLAEELKIWIPTSFFERDGPHHYNSLAMIGPDGKVAGIYRKSHIPDGPGYEEKFYFRPGNTGFKVWDGPQAEKLGVGICWDQWYPETARAMMLMGAEILFYPTAIGTEPHDPDLDTSRLWRRAMIGHAVSNVVPVVASNRIGTECGQRFYGHSFICDERGDLLAEFGATETGVLTAELDLDAARRHRAAFGFFRDRRPELYGRLVQDI
- a CDS encoding GNAT family N-acetyltransferase — its product is MVESIRTERLLLRRARAEDAVALHPIFTDPEGMRYWSTLPHENLAQTEEWLASMIDAPADTSDDFILDLDGRAIGKLGCWRLHDVGYMLGREHWGHGYAGEAMAAFLAHRRRMGSTEITADTDPGNLPSIRLLERHGFVETGRAENTWLIGGVWHHSIYWRKDL
- a CDS encoding uracil-DNA glycosylase produces the protein MLFPAAPVVSPVPQAEAPRDCPLCPRLVRFREECRAEHPAWWNSPVPAFGDPDAWLAVVGMAPGKQGANRTGRPFTGDFAGELLYATLLKFGLATGTYRADPSDDIRLDGALILNAVKCLPPQNKPEPAEIATCRSYFEAALAQLPKVRVLVALGAIAHAAAARALGLRPSQAKFGHGSEAVAPDGRILLGTYHSSRYNQNTGRLTAPMFEDVFAQAMTHRDG
- the folK gene encoding 2-amino-4-hydroxy-6-hydroxymethyldihydropteridine diphosphokinase → MAQPAHLYAIAVGSNRPHGRHGRPTGVVAAAVAELDRGFTLFDSSPILLNPASGGAGRDFANAVVLVESALEPHAMLDALKAIERDYGRRPGKRWGPRVLDLDILFWSGGPVRSRRLIVPHPALAERTFMLLPLAAIAPDLRIRGALTARQMMACLGKRRARP
- a CDS encoding PilZ domain-containing protein, with amino-acid sequence MPVETTLYSLSGAAPSPEERRTGDRHLTLFRVGTMLVEDRRELCLIKNISAGGAMLRLYTGGLRIGQRLKVELKYGQPLEGKVAWVREPNVGLEFDRTIDVIAMLSQSEDGPRPRMPRIETSSFVTIREGASIFRGRACDISQGGVKVETPVLFARNAEVVVALPGLPAQPAVVRWTDDGFAGITFNRLLPLPMLIEWLRNQRESRAA
- a CDS encoding PilZ domain-containing protein, translated to MDESGQVQNRRQRRSNVLLSATLEAGGRSLDVKLRNLSAEGALVEGDVLPVEGAEIRFRRQELVVGGTLVWVRGSRAGVSFHQPLSPEALLRHVPTPRPRVAPDFRRPGLAPRPLTDSEQRFARTWTVTANSDLSGK
- a CDS encoding phosphatase PAP2 family protein produces the protein MADHPQYKNIALLLLAALLLILLGWGGGAGQPLDVAVIRHFVDWRTAHPQAEGVIILLTYVGSAETLLAATALGAAWLWWRSKRRRMTGLLVTVLGGRLAIELLKLIVHRPRPNLDAHPVPVFSQSFPSGHAGNTMLTFLALALYLAPPRWRAPAVGAAVAGSLAIGATRPVLGVHWPSDVLGGWIFGAAFVSLLWATFYRWPRSAA